One genomic segment of Fusobacterium nucleatum includes these proteins:
- a CDS encoding acetyl-CoA carboxylase carboxyltransferase subunit alpha, whose translation MQFEFQIEELEHKIEELKKFAEEKEVDLSDEIDKLKDQRDIALKVLYDDLTDYQRVMVSRHPERPYTLDYINYITTDFVELHGDRLFRDDPAIVGGLCKIDGKNFMIIGHQKGRTMKEKVFRNFGMANPEGYRKALRLYEMAERFKLPILTFIDTPGAYPGLEAEKHGQGEAIARNLMEMSGIKTPIVSVVIGEGGSGGALGLGVADKVFMLENSVYSVISPEGCAAILYKDPNRVEEAANNLKMSSQSLLKIGLIDGIIDEALGGAHRGPEDTAFNLKNVVLEAVNELEKLSVDELIEKRYEKFRQMGIFNR comes from the coding sequence ATGCAATTTGAATTTCAAATAGAGGAATTAGAACATAAAATAGAAGAGTTAAAAAAGTTTGCAGAAGAAAAAGAGGTAGATTTATCTGATGAAATAGATAAATTAAAAGATCAAAGAGATATAGCTCTTAAAGTTCTATATGATGATTTAACAGATTATCAAAGAGTTATGGTATCAAGACATCCAGAAAGACCATATACATTGGATTATATTAACTATATAACTACTGACTTTGTTGAATTACATGGAGATAGATTGTTTAGAGATGACCCTGCAATAGTTGGTGGACTTTGTAAAATAGATGGAAAAAATTTTATGATTATAGGACATCAAAAAGGTAGAACAATGAAAGAAAAAGTTTTTAGAAATTTTGGAATGGCAAATCCAGAAGGATATAGAAAAGCTTTAAGACTTTATGAGATGGCAGAAAGGTTTAAACTTCCTATTTTAACTTTTATTGATACACCTGGAGCTTATCCAGGACTTGAAGCAGAAAAACATGGTCAAGGAGAAGCTATTGCTAGAAACTTAATGGAAATGAGTGGAATAAAAACTCCGATAGTTTCTGTTGTTATTGGTGAAGGTGGTTCAGGAGGAGCATTAGGACTTGGGGTTGCGGATAAAGTATTTATGCTTGAAAACTCAGTTTACTCAGTAATTTCGCCAGAAGGTTGTGCTGCAATACTGTATAAAGATCCAAATAGAGTTGAAGAAGCAGCTAACAATTTAAAAATGTCATCACAAAGCCTATTAAAAATAGGATTAATAGATGGAATTATTGATGAAGCTCTTGGAGGAGCACACCGTGGACCAGAGGATACAGCTTTTAATTTAAAAAATGTGGTTCTAGAAGCTGTAAATGAACTTGAAAAATTATCAGTAGATGAATTGATAGAAAAAAGATATGAAAAATTTAGGCAAATGGGTATTTTTAATAGATAA
- the accD gene encoding acetyl-CoA carboxylase, carboxyltransferase subunit beta: MSILKDLARNLGLTNITQPKKKYATVGEKKSDEEKERAKYEVKNIDNLKEDEVTKCPSCGVLSHKSEIRANMKMCPNCNHYFNMSARERIELLIDEGTFKEEDATLTSANPINFPEYAEKIEKAQHDSRMNEGVISGIGELNGIKVSIACMDFNFMGGSMGSVVGEKITAALERAIEHNIPAVVVAISGGARMQEGLTSLMQMAKTSAAVKKMRLAGLPFISVPVNPTTGGVTASFAMLGDIIISEPKARIGFAGPRVIEQTIRQKLPENFQKSEFLQECGMVDVIAKREDLKATIFKVLNDII; the protein is encoded by the coding sequence ATGTCAATTTTAAAAGATTTAGCAAGAAATTTAGGCTTAACTAATATAACACAACCCAAAAAAAAATATGCTACTGTTGGTGAAAAAAAATCTGATGAAGAGAAAGAAAGAGCAAAATATGAAGTGAAAAATATTGATAACTTAAAAGAAGATGAGGTTACAAAATGTCCTAGTTGTGGAGTTCTTTCTCATAAATCAGAAATAAGGGCGAATATGAAAATGTGTCCCAATTGTAATCACTATTTCAATATGAGTGCAAGAGAAAGAATAGAGCTTTTAATAGATGAGGGAACTTTTAAAGAAGAAGATGCTACTTTAACTTCTGCAAATCCTATAAATTTTCCTGAATATGCTGAAAAAATTGAAAAGGCTCAACATGATTCTAGAATGAATGAAGGAGTTATAAGTGGAATAGGAGAGCTAAATGGTATAAAAGTTAGTATAGCTTGTATGGATTTCAACTTTATGGGGGGAAGTATGGGTTCTGTTGTAGGAGAAAAAATAACAGCAGCTTTGGAAAGAGCAATAGAACATAATATACCAGCAGTTGTTGTTGCAATATCTGGTGGAGCAAGAATGCAAGAAGGGTTAACTTCACTTATGCAAATGGCAAAAACATCAGCTGCTGTAAAGAAAATGAGATTAGCAGGATTACCTTTTATTTCTGTGCCAGTTAATCCAACTACTGGTGGAGTAACAGCTTCTTTTGCTATGTTGGGAGATATTATAATAAGTGAACCAAAAGCAAGAATTGGATTTGCTGGACCAAGAGTTATTGAGCAAACTATCAGACAAAAACTACCTGAAAATTTTCAAAAAAGTGAATTTTTACAAGAATGCGGAATGGTAGATGTTATTGCTAAAAGAGAAGATTTAAAAGCAACTATATTTAAAGTGCTTAATGACATTATTTAG